Proteins encoded in a region of the Falco rusticolus isolate bFalRus1 chromosome 10, bFalRus1.pri, whole genome shotgun sequence genome:
- the LSP1 gene encoding lymphocyte-specific protein 1 isoform X2 produces MTSAVLRRNSSKQGLQNLIRLTAQWSVEDEEEAARERRRREREKQLRSQAEEGLNGTVSCSESASPAQENHYDFKPSGTSELEEDEGFSDWSQKLEQRKQRSPRQSYEEEDGGVRETEVKLEQIQLGRESLEEIQEENVVIREEERLCQEEEPVQEREEEERAEQEEKKRRRNDEEEEASEKRQKAPSPPGGEEEELGSDHATVCSMKITDRTESLNRSIKKSNSIKKTQPPLPVSKIDDRLEQYTQAIETSTKAPKPVRQPSLDLPTTSMMVASTKSLWETGEVTAQSAAKPLPCKDIVAGDIMSKRSLWEQKGDPKPETSIKSTHSGKRYKFVATGHGQYKKVLIDDAAEQ; encoded by the exons GCTGACAGCACAGTGGAGCGTGGAAGATGAGGAGGAGGCGGCGAGAGAGCGGCGACGGCGGGAGCGGGAGAAGCAGTTGAGGtcccaggcagaggagggctTGAATGGCACCGTCTCCTGCTCGGAGAGTGCGAGTCCGGCGCAGGAAAACCA ctATGACTTTAAGCCATCTGGGACttcagagctggaggaggatgagggGTTCAGTGACTGGTCCCAGAAGCTTGAGCAGCGCAAACAGAG GTCTCCACGACAGTCATATGAAGAAGAGGACGGTGGTGTGAGGGAAACTGAAGTCAAACTGGAGCAGATCCAGCTGGGTCGGGAAAGCCTGGAGGAGATCCAGGAGGAGAATGTAGTTATCAGGGAGGAAGAGAGGCTGTGCCAGGAGGAAGAACCGGTCCAAGAGcgtgaggaagaggagagagctGAGCAAGAG gaaaagaagagaaggagaaatgacGAGGAAGAAGAAGCATCAGAAAAGCGCCAGAAGGCCCCAAGCCCCCCCGGCggggaagaggaggagctgggctcGGACCACGCCACGGTGTGCTCCATGAAG ATCACAGACAGGACCGAGTCACTGAACCGCTCCataaagaaaag TAACAGCATAAAGAAGACTCAGCCTCCCCTCCCCGTGTCGAAGATTGACGACAGGCTGGAGCAGTACACACAGGCTATTGAG acatCCACAAAGGCTCCAAAACCTGTCCGACAGCCCTCTCTCGACCTTCCCACCACCAGCATGATGGTAGCCAGCACAAAAAGCCTCTGGGAGACCGGAGAGGTCACAGCTCAGTCTGCTGCGAAGCCCCTGCCCTGTAAG GATATCGTGGCTGGAGACATCATGAGTAAAAGAAGCCTTTGGGAACAGAAGGGCGATCCCAAGCCTGAGACCAGTATCAAG TCCACTCATTCTGGCAAAAGGTATAAATTTGTTGCAACAGGCCACGGCCAGTACAAGAAGGTGTTGATAGATGATGCTGCAGAGCAATAG
- the LSP1 gene encoding lymphocyte-specific protein 1 isoform X1 yields the protein MSDSEGCQKGAEGVNQVGDESPGESERLTAQWSVEDEEEAARERRRREREKQLRSQAEEGLNGTVSCSESASPAQENHYDFKPSGTSELEEDEGFSDWSQKLEQRKQRSPRQSYEEEDGGVRETEVKLEQIQLGRESLEEIQEENVVIREEERLCQEEEPVQEREEEERAEQEEKKRRRNDEEEEASEKRQKAPSPPGGEEEELGSDHATVCSMKITDRTESLNRSIKKSNSIKKTQPPLPVSKIDDRLEQYTQAIETSTKAPKPVRQPSLDLPTTSMMVASTKSLWETGEVTAQSAAKPLPCKDIVAGDIMSKRSLWEQKGDPKPETSIKSTHSGKRYKFVATGHGQYKKVLIDDAAEQ from the exons GCTGACAGCACAGTGGAGCGTGGAAGATGAGGAGGAGGCGGCGAGAGAGCGGCGACGGCGGGAGCGGGAGAAGCAGTTGAGGtcccaggcagaggagggctTGAATGGCACCGTCTCCTGCTCGGAGAGTGCGAGTCCGGCGCAGGAAAACCA ctATGACTTTAAGCCATCTGGGACttcagagctggaggaggatgagggGTTCAGTGACTGGTCCCAGAAGCTTGAGCAGCGCAAACAGAG GTCTCCACGACAGTCATATGAAGAAGAGGACGGTGGTGTGAGGGAAACTGAAGTCAAACTGGAGCAGATCCAGCTGGGTCGGGAAAGCCTGGAGGAGATCCAGGAGGAGAATGTAGTTATCAGGGAGGAAGAGAGGCTGTGCCAGGAGGAAGAACCGGTCCAAGAGcgtgaggaagaggagagagctGAGCAAGAG gaaaagaagagaaggagaaatgacGAGGAAGAAGAAGCATCAGAAAAGCGCCAGAAGGCCCCAAGCCCCCCCGGCggggaagaggaggagctgggctcGGACCACGCCACGGTGTGCTCCATGAAG ATCACAGACAGGACCGAGTCACTGAACCGCTCCataaagaaaag TAACAGCATAAAGAAGACTCAGCCTCCCCTCCCCGTGTCGAAGATTGACGACAGGCTGGAGCAGTACACACAGGCTATTGAG acatCCACAAAGGCTCCAAAACCTGTCCGACAGCCCTCTCTCGACCTTCCCACCACCAGCATGATGGTAGCCAGCACAAAAAGCCTCTGGGAGACCGGAGAGGTCACAGCTCAGTCTGCTGCGAAGCCCCTGCCCTGTAAG GATATCGTGGCTGGAGACATCATGAGTAAAAGAAGCCTTTGGGAACAGAAGGGCGATCCCAAGCCTGAGACCAGTATCAAG TCCACTCATTCTGGCAAAAGGTATAAATTTGTTGCAACAGGCCACGGCCAGTACAAGAAGGTGTTGATAGATGATGCTGCAGAGCAATAG
- the LOC119154717 gene encoding proteoglycan 4-like, which yields MLITVSSSIQPAPIHHHLSPPPTLPKPGKDNLRLQRLLKKAAKKNAILASEQAKPFRSCLSPVNEASSDLEHNESTPPEEPPKTTAPPSASLPSHLSIKPITHRIPSPFRKSKPFTLKVTEQRRIAEHLILTTSPAMPLLHKPGAPEIPQKPEGMDTHPPTPCDPSIAVFPQPPPSSTPSKERAPEVTYVSKVHTYFHSVKPPRAKTPTSNQTQATTTTSHEDKRPSSPAPETSHSEPSPGQIPAPLDDSKATAPTLEPPLLSAAEAEPPDQAPIPAPTGEPIRAPSPKPSTSDTHTDKPATHGNYTEISESESAPELPKQDGDILKPWTPSPPWRQAHPATASPAQVDSTEATSMDTNTEHLTQPQLTPSLPNASPPLKAEPAPSAAEAARPPGANASGWHRLKKHLMVQPEASNFPEPKMEKLGQEEGSQEKDNSQPRFDARKLKELAAKPMTKITTAFEVSRFRPKVAEEHSKSFNRMASGWSVN from the exons ATGCTCATAACAGTATCATCCTCCATCCAGCCTGCTCCCATCCACCACCacctttctccccctcccaccctaCCAAAGCCTGGGAAGGACAACCTGCGGCTCCAGCGGCTGCTGAAGAAGGCAGCCAAGAAGAACGCCATCCTAGCTTCAGAGCAAGCCAAGCCCTTTCGGTCCTGCCTCTCGCCCGTGAACGAGGCCAGCTCTGACCTAGAGCACAATGAAAGCACTCCCCCAGAAGAGCCCCCCAAAACCACAGCCCCCCCCTCCGCCAGCCTTCCATCCCACCTCTCCATCAAGCCCATCACCCACCGCATCCCCTCCCCTTTCCGAAAGAGCAAGCCTTTCACGCTGAAGGTCACCGAGCAGAGGCGCATTGCCGAACACCTCATACTCACAACCTCCCCGGCCATGCCCCTGCTACACAAGCCAGGAGCTCCTGAGATTCCACAGAAACCTGAAGGCATGGACACCCACCCTCCCACTCCATGTGACCCTTCAATAGCTGTTttcccccagcctcctccttccAGTACACCCAGTAAAGAGCGAGCACCAGAGGTTACCTACGTCAGCAAGGTGCACACGTATTTCCACAGTGTCAAGCCACCCAGGGCTAAGACACCCACATCAAATCAGACCCAAGCAACAACCACCACCAGCCATGAAGACAAAAGGCCTTCTTCTCCGGCACCTGAAACAAGCCACTCTGAACCATCTCCAGGGCAGATACCCGCCCCGCTCGATGACAGCAAGGCCACAGCTCCCACCCTGGAGCCTCccctcctttctgctgcagaggcagagcctCCTGATCAAGCTCCCATACCTGCTCCTACTGGGGAGCCCATCAGAGCCCCTTCACCCAAGCCCAGCACCTCCGATACCCACACCGATAAGCCTGCAACCCATGGAAACTACACTGAAATATCTGAATCAGAGAGTGCTCCTGAATTACCCAAGCAAGATGGTGACATCCTAAAACCATGGACACCCAGCCCTCCCTGGAGGCAAGCACATCCAGCCACAGCAAGCCCTGCACAAGTTGACAGCACCGAGGCCACCTCCATGGACACCAACACAGAACATTTAACTCAACCGCAGCTGACCCCCAGCTTACCAAATGCCAGCCCCCCTCTCAAAGCTGAGCCAGCACcatcagcagcagaagcagcaagacCTCCTGGAGCCAATGCCAGTGGCTGGCATCGCCTCAAGAAGCACTTGATGGTGCAGCCAGAAGCATCCAACTTCCCAGAGCCCAAGATGGAAAAGCTGGGACAGGAGGAAGGAAGCCAAGAGAAGGACAACTCTCAA CCACGCTTCGATGCCCGGAAACTGAAGGAACTGGCTGCCAAACCCATGACAAAGATCACCACCGCCTTTGAGGTGAGCCGGTTTAGACCCAAAGTGGCTGAGGAGCACAGCAAGAGCTTTAACAGAATGGCATCGGGATGGTCAGTCAACTGA